One part of the Botrytis cinerea B05.10 chromosome 8, complete sequence genome encodes these proteins:
- the Bccox4 gene encoding Bccox4 translates to MFLQRSAIAAARRAAVSPVMRRSFTSSIIRREAAPPAGSSDRKIKTFEEIKTEADLVGPGAAPGTIPTDLDQATGLERLEILGKMQGVDIFDMKPLDASRKGTLDNPIIVKSFGDEQYAGCTGYPVDSHVTIWLTMSRDRPVERCPECGNVLKMEYVGPQEDAHDHHHDHHDDGHHNYEEPKTFADFVKPEYR, encoded by the exons ATGTTTCTCCAACGCTCAGCCATTGCTGCTGCTCGCAGAGCAGCCGTCTCTCCCGTCATGAGACGCAGCTTCACATCTAGCATCATCAGAA GAGAAGCCGCACCACCGGCCGGATCGAGCGACCGAAAGATTAAAACATTCGAAG AAATCAAGACCGAGGCCGATCTCGTCGGACCCGGTGCCGCGCCAGGAACCATCCCTACCGATCTCGACCAAGCCACTGGTCTCGAGCGTCTTGAGATCTTGGGAAAGATGCAGGGAGTtgacatttttgatatgaagCCTTTGGATGCTTCCCGAAAAG GCACGTTGGATAACCCAATCATTGTCAAGTCTTTCGGTGATGAACAATATGCTGGTTGTACTGGATACCCAGTTGACTCGCATGTTACTATCTGGCTTACA ATGTCCCGCGACCGCCCCGTTGAGCGTTGCCCAGAGTGCGGAAAcgttttgaagatggaatatGTTGGTCCACAAGAAGATGCTCACGACCACCACCACGACCACCACGATGATGGACACCACAACTACGAAGAGCCAAAGACCTTTGCTGATTTCGTTAAGCCAGAATACAGATAG